One Papaver somniferum cultivar HN1 unplaced genomic scaffold, ASM357369v1 unplaced-scaffold_35, whole genome shotgun sequence DNA window includes the following coding sequences:
- the LOC113342195 gene encoding protein FAR1-RELATED SEQUENCE 5-like has translation MSPRLFQAKTKKENKHFFSSFRTNEKGELCGVFFCDANSRRDYALFGDAVCFGTTFRTNSYNMLCAPIVGINNHGQTTIFGCAPILDGALQMLWCGCLIFFLEAMEENRPTDQALGILKVVQQAFPDSHHRLCLWHISQNAAKHLSKTFSKFKSFALDFKSCIYNPETIEEFEQDWKKMFEKYELTKNEWLQGIYDLREKWAQVYSHSYFCVGITTTKRSESINKFLKSYFFDGKILQQQLVNQYSKAMIDRRETVLQAEFNTQQTSPDLISPWNVEREASKFYTKKMLSIFQEEIKLLIGLLLEVEKQDEMICIYNVKDIGDVRRIRTLIYNTTKN, from the coding sequence ATGTCTCCAAGACTATttcaagcaaaaacaaaaaaggaaaacaagcattttttctcttcttttcgaACAAACGAAAAAGGAGAACTATGTGGTGTGTTCTTTTGTGATGCAAATTCGAGAAGAGATTATGCATTATTTGGTGATGCTGTTTGTTTTGGTACGACGTTCCGGACAAACAGTTACAACATGCTTTGTGCACCAATTGTGGGGATAAACAACCATGGACAAACTACAATTTTTGGCTGTGCACCAATTTTGGATGGTGCTCTTCAGATGTTGTGGTGcggttgtttaattttttttttggaagcgaTGGAAGAAAATAGACCTACTGATCAAGCACTAGGAATTTTGAAAGTTGTTCAACAGGCATTTCCAGATTCTCACCATAGATTATGTTTGTGGCATATAAGTCAAAACGCAGCTAAGCATTTGAGTAAAACGTTTTCCAAATTTAAATCATTTGCACTAGATTTTAAATCTTGCATATATAATCCGGAGACGATTGAAGAATTTGAACAAGACTGgaaaaaaatgtttgaaaaatatgAGCTCACAAAGAACGAGTGGTTACAAGGGATATATGATTTACGAGAAAAGTGGGCTCAAGTTTACAGCCATTCTTATTTTTGTGTCGGCATAACCACAACTAAACGAAGTGAGAGCATTAACAAGTTTCTTAAGTCCTACTTTTTCGATGGCAAGATTCTTCAACAACAATTGGTTAATCAATACTCCAAGGCCATGATTGATAGGCGTGAAACGGTATTACAAGCGGAATTTAATACACAACAAACGTCGCCTGATTTGATATCTCCATGGAATGTAGAGCGTGAAGCATCAAAATTTTACACCAAAAAAATGTTAAGTATTTTCCAAGAAGAAATCAAGTTACTTATTGGGTTGTTATTGGAAGTGGAAAAACAAGATGAAATGATTTGTATCTATAACGTGAAAGATATCGGGGATGTAAGAAGGATACGTACGCTCATATATAATACCACCAAAAATTAA